A window of the Verminephrobacter eiseniae EF01-2 genome harbors these coding sequences:
- the atpG gene encoding F0F1 ATP synthase subunit gamma, translated as MAAGKEIRGKIKSVENTKKITKAMEMVSVSKMRKAQERMRAARPYSEKIRNIAANLGKANPEYTHAFMKKNDAKALGFIIVTSDKGLCGGLNTNLLRAVTAKLREAQAAGVAIESVAIGSKGLGFLNRIGARVVAHVTHLGDTPHLDKLIGPVKTLLDAYAEGKLSAVYLSYTKFINTIKQEPLVEQLLPLAEDSLKVEEGQHSWDYIYEPDAQSVIDELLVRYVESLVYQAVAENMASEHSARMVAMKAATDNAGNVISELKLVYNKTRQAGITKELSEIVSGAAAAAGV; from the coding sequence ATGGCAGCTGGTAAGGAAATCCGCGGCAAGATCAAATCGGTGGAAAACACCAAGAAGATCACCAAGGCCATGGAAATGGTCTCGGTTTCCAAGATGCGCAAGGCGCAAGAGCGCATGCGTGCCGCCCGCCCCTACAGCGAGAAGATCCGCAACATTGCGGCGAACCTTGGCAAGGCGAATCCCGAGTACACGCACGCCTTCATGAAGAAGAACGACGCCAAGGCGCTCGGCTTCATCATCGTGACGAGCGACAAGGGCCTGTGCGGTGGCTTGAACACCAACCTGCTGCGCGCCGTGACGGCCAAGCTGCGCGAAGCGCAGGCCGCCGGCGTGGCGATCGAGTCGGTCGCCATCGGCAGCAAGGGCCTCGGCTTCCTGAACCGCATCGGCGCCCGCGTGGTCGCGCATGTCACCCACCTGGGTGACACGCCGCACCTGGACAAGCTCATCGGCCCGGTCAAGACGCTGCTCGACGCTTACGCGGAAGGCAAGCTCTCGGCCGTGTACCTGAGCTACACGAAGTTCATCAACACGATCAAGCAGGAGCCGCTCGTCGAGCAGCTGCTGCCGCTGGCCGAAGACTCGCTGAAAGTCGAGGAAGGCCAGCATTCGTGGGATTACATCTACGAGCCCGATGCGCAAAGCGTGATCGACGAGCTGCTGGTCCGCTATGTGGAGTCGCTGGTCTATCAGGCCGTGGCAGAGAACATGGCGTCCGAGCATTCGGCGCGGATGGTGGCCATGAAGGCTGCCACCGACAACGCAGGCAATGTGATCAGCGAGCTGAAGCTGGTCTACAACAAGACCCGCCAGGCCGGCATCACCAAGGAGCTCTCGGAAATCGTTTCGGGCGCTGCGGCGGCCGCCGGTGTCTGA